From a single Polynucleobacter asymbioticus QLW-P1DMWA-1 genomic region:
- the trpC gene encoding indole-3-glycerol phosphate synthase TrpC: MSDILDKIVATKKIEVAHNSSKISLGNHREQAEANNQSNLLKPRGFIQAIERKISAGKAGVITEVKKASPSKGILRENFISAEIAQSYEKHGAACLSVLTDSDYFQGCNAYLQEARAACQIPVLRKDFTIDPYQIYEARAIGADAILLIVACLELNQMMELEACAHELGLDVLVEVHNAPELEQALELKTPLLGINNRNLKTFEVSLQTTLSLLSSVPKNKTLVTESGILSRADVELMRKNQINAFLVGEAFMRAPDPGTALSELFA, translated from the coding sequence ATGAGTGATATCCTCGACAAAATTGTTGCCACAAAAAAAATAGAAGTAGCCCATAACTCATCAAAAATTTCCCTTGGAAATCATCGCGAGCAAGCTGAAGCTAATAACCAAAGTAATCTTTTAAAGCCCAGAGGCTTTATTCAGGCGATAGAGCGCAAAATTTCAGCAGGGAAGGCTGGGGTGATTACCGAGGTAAAAAAAGCAAGCCCAAGCAAAGGGATCTTGCGAGAAAATTTTATCTCCGCAGAAATCGCGCAGTCTTATGAAAAACATGGCGCTGCTTGCTTATCGGTTCTCACTGATAGTGATTATTTTCAGGGATGTAACGCCTACCTTCAGGAAGCTCGAGCTGCTTGCCAGATTCCAGTTCTTCGCAAAGATTTCACTATCGATCCATATCAAATCTATGAGGCCAGAGCTATCGGGGCAGATGCCATCTTATTGATTGTGGCCTGCCTTGAACTCAACCAAATGATGGAGCTCGAAGCCTGTGCTCATGAATTGGGTTTAGATGTATTGGTAGAAGTTCATAACGCGCCCGAATTAGAGCAAGCGCTAGAGTTAAAGACGCCATTGTTGGGCATCAATAACCGCAATCTCAAAACATTTGAAGTGAGCTTGCAAACCACTCTCTCACTCCTATCTTCAGTGCCCAAGAATAAAACTTTGGTTACTGAATCCGGCATCTTAAGTCGCGCCGATGTTGAGTTAATGCGTAAGAATCAGATAAACGCCTTTTTGGTTGGCGAGGCTTTCATGCGTGCACCAGACCCGGGCACCGCACTTAGCGAGCTCTTTGCTTAA
- a CDS encoding aminodeoxychorismate/anthranilate synthase component II, with the protein MLLMIDNYDSFTYNLVQYFAELGEEVKVFRNDEIAVEDIAKLNPARICISPGPCSPAEAGISVETIKRYAGQIPILGVCLGHQAIGEAFGGKVIRAQKVMHGKTDSIHHTGVGVFKNLPDPFKVTRYHSLAIEKSSLPAMLEVTATSSDGEIMGVRHRELAVEGVQFHPESILSEHGHALLKNFLQNK; encoded by the coding sequence ATGCTCCTCATGATTGATAACTATGATTCGTTCACTTACAACCTTGTTCAGTACTTTGCTGAGCTTGGTGAGGAAGTGAAGGTATTTCGGAATGATGAAATAGCAGTAGAAGATATTGCCAAACTGAATCCTGCTCGCATTTGTATTTCGCCTGGCCCTTGTAGTCCCGCCGAAGCAGGCATCTCAGTAGAAACAATTAAACGCTATGCAGGACAAATTCCGATTTTGGGCGTGTGTCTTGGTCATCAAGCTATTGGTGAGGCATTTGGTGGAAAAGTGATTCGCGCTCAAAAAGTGATGCACGGCAAAACTGATAGCATTCATCACACAGGTGTGGGTGTTTTCAAAAATCTTCCAGATCCATTTAAAGTCACCCGCTATCATTCGCTCGCAATTGAAAAAAGCTCCTTGCCAGCAATGCTTGAAGTTACCGCCACATCCTCCGATGGTGAAATCATGGGAGTGCGCCATCGTGAACTGGCTGTAGAGGGAGTGCAATTTCACCCTGAATCTATTTTGTCTGAGCATGGTCATGCCTTGCTCAAGAATTTCTTGCAAAACAAATAA
- the trpE gene encoding anthranilate synthase component I, with product MHREEFNALAKQGFNRIPLVKEVLADLETPLSLYVKLSQAFGKKNTYLLESVLGGERFGRFSFIGLPAKTIIRTVGTPSAPANEVFTDGKVVETNTDNPLDFVDAFFKRFKVAVQPGLPRFCGGLAGYFGYDTVRYIEGRLATHQLPDELGVPDIQLMLTEELAVIDNVAGRIYLIVYADPSIADSFENAQARLKELLACLSKPVGMPASLPSAKTELIRKFKAADFESAVLKTKEYILAGDCMQVVIGQRISKPFTDSPLALYRALRSLNPSPYMYFYDFGDMQIVGSSPEILVRQEKRAAEKIVTIRPLAGTRPRGTNPEEDERLAKELLADPKEIAEHVMLIDLARNDVGRIAKTGSVKVTDSMSIEKYSHVQHIVSSVEGELLDNMSNMDVLRATFPAGTLSGAPKIRAMEIIDEMEIVKRGVYGGAVGYLSFSGDMDVAIAIRTGVIRDGMLHSQAGAGVVADSDPTSEWKETEAKARAVLTAAELVQGGLDAPHD from the coding sequence ATGCATCGCGAAGAATTTAATGCCCTAGCAAAACAAGGTTTCAATCGCATCCCTCTTGTTAAGGAGGTATTGGCTGATTTAGAGACTCCTCTATCGCTTTACGTCAAATTGAGCCAGGCCTTTGGCAAGAAAAATACTTACCTGTTGGAGTCGGTATTGGGTGGGGAGCGTTTTGGCCGCTTCTCCTTTATTGGCTTGCCTGCCAAGACTATTATCCGAACTGTTGGAACACCATCTGCACCCGCCAATGAAGTGTTTACCGATGGAAAAGTGGTTGAAACAAACACCGATAATCCACTGGATTTCGTAGACGCATTCTTTAAACGTTTCAAGGTTGCGGTTCAACCTGGACTTCCTCGTTTTTGTGGTGGCTTAGCTGGTTACTTTGGTTACGACACTGTTCGCTATATCGAAGGCCGTTTAGCAACCCATCAATTACCCGATGAACTTGGCGTACCAGATATTCAACTCATGCTGACTGAAGAGTTGGCAGTGATTGATAATGTCGCCGGGCGAATCTATCTGATTGTTTATGCCGATCCCAGTATTGCTGATAGCTTTGAAAATGCTCAAGCACGTTTAAAAGAATTGCTTGCCTGTCTTAGTAAGCCGGTGGGTATGCCTGCATCGCTTCCAAGCGCCAAAACTGAACTTATTCGCAAGTTCAAAGCAGCAGATTTTGAGAGTGCAGTGCTAAAAACCAAAGAATATATTTTGGCAGGCGATTGCATGCAAGTCGTTATTGGCCAGCGCATTAGCAAACCCTTTACGGATTCACCTTTAGCGCTTTATAGAGCGTTACGCTCCTTAAATCCGTCGCCTTATATGTATTTCTACGATTTTGGCGACATGCAAATCGTGGGATCTTCTCCAGAAATCTTGGTTCGCCAAGAAAAACGGGCTGCAGAAAAAATTGTCACCATTCGTCCTCTAGCTGGTACACGCCCAAGAGGCACCAACCCCGAAGAAGACGAGCGCCTAGCTAAAGAACTGTTAGCGGACCCAAAAGAAATTGCCGAACATGTCATGTTGATTGATCTGGCACGTAACGATGTGGGGCGTATTGCGAAAACAGGCTCTGTAAAAGTGACCGATTCCATGTCAATTGAAAAATATTCACACGTGCAACACATTGTTAGCTCTGTAGAAGGCGAACTTCTGGACAATATGAGCAATATGGATGTATTGCGAGCCACCTTCCCAGCAGGCACCCTATCTGGCGCCCCCAAAATTCGGGCAATGGAAATCATTGATGAGATGGAAATTGTGAAACGTGGTGTTTACGGCGGGGCTGTAGGCTACCTTTCATTCTCAGGAGATATGGATGTAGCAATTGCTATCCGTACCGGTGTAATACGAGATGGAATGCTTCACTCCCAAGCTGGTGCTGGTGTGGTTGCCGACTCTGATCCCACTTCTGAGTGGAAGGAAACTGAAGCCAAGGCTCGTGCAGTTTTAACCGCAGCTGAATTAGTACAAGGAGGTCTCGATGCTCCTCATGATTGA
- a CDS encoding M20 aminoacylase family protein produces the protein MHLIPEITESAKEIQDIRRNIHAHPELRFEENRTADLVAQALSSWGISVYRGMGKTGVVGRLDGDLGPGKMIGLRADMDALPLQEHNNFEHTSRNPGKMHACGHDGHTAMLLGAAQYLSNHREFKGTVVFIFQPAEEGGAGAKEMINDGLFEQFPCDAVFGLHNWPGLAEGHFGVTPGPMMASSNTFEIIIKGRGGHAALPHNSADPVFAGAQVVLALQSIITRNKRPIDAAVLSVTQFHAGETSNVIPDSAFIGGTVRTFTLEVLDLIEQRLRELAHNIASAFDCQTEITFSRNYPPLINHANEVAFASEVMSEIAGKSNVSTSIDPTMGAEDFAFMLLEKPGCYVFLGNGDGDHRSVGHGMGPCHLHNPSYDFNDALIPVGVSYWVKLAQRYLA, from the coding sequence ATGCATTTAATCCCTGAAATAACCGAGTCTGCAAAAGAGATCCAAGATATTCGACGCAATATTCATGCACATCCTGAATTGCGTTTCGAAGAAAATCGGACTGCCGATCTAGTTGCTCAGGCTCTCTCAAGCTGGGGAATTTCGGTATACCGCGGCATGGGAAAGACGGGTGTCGTAGGACGTCTCGATGGAGACTTAGGTCCTGGCAAGATGATTGGCTTGCGCGCCGATATGGATGCCCTGCCACTTCAAGAACACAATAATTTCGAACATACCTCTCGTAATCCTGGAAAGATGCATGCATGCGGCCATGACGGTCACACTGCCATGCTATTGGGGGCGGCGCAGTATCTCTCCAATCATCGCGAATTTAAGGGCACTGTGGTATTCATTTTTCAACCAGCCGAAGAAGGTGGTGCTGGTGCAAAAGAAATGATCAACGATGGATTATTTGAGCAGTTTCCTTGTGATGCCGTATTCGGTTTGCATAACTGGCCCGGTCTAGCAGAGGGTCATTTTGGAGTTACTCCTGGCCCTATGATGGCCTCTAGCAATACTTTTGAAATCATCATTAAGGGTAGAGGCGGTCATGCTGCCTTACCGCACAACAGCGCCGATCCCGTATTTGCTGGCGCTCAAGTGGTACTGGCATTACAAAGCATCATTACTCGCAATAAACGACCTATCGATGCCGCTGTACTATCTGTGACGCAATTTCATGCGGGAGAAACTAGCAACGTTATTCCAGACAGCGCTTTTATTGGTGGCACCGTTAGAACATTTACTTTGGAAGTGTTGGATCTGATTGAACAGCGCTTGCGTGAACTGGCTCACAATATTGCTAGCGCCTTTGACTGCCAGACAGAAATCACCTTTTCTAGAAATTACCCGCCGCTGATTAATCATGCTAACGAAGTAGCATTTGCGAGCGAAGTCATGAGTGAGATTGCTGGAAAGTCAAATGTCAGCACCTCTATAGATCCAACGATGGGTGCTGAAGACTTTGCCTTTATGTTGCTTGAGAAGCCTGGATGCTATGTCTTCTTAGGCAATGGGGATGGCGATCATCGTTCGGTTGGGCATGGCATGGGGCCTTGCCATCTGCATAACCCCTCATACGACTTCAATGATGCACTCATTCCAGTTGGCGTGAGTTATTGGGTAAAGCTTGCTCAGCGCTACTTGGCGTAA
- the mltA gene encoding murein transglycosylase A, whose protein sequence is MISKVKLIQTSVFAILIAGLLAACSTPPTRGPGYRSGAGGSPSSYSSSIASFSAVSWQALPGWQEDDLTQAWPAWLKSCQALQKRTTQINWRSVCSQTAGISSQNNQAIRRYFESNFQAYEIRNSAGSDTGMITGYYEPVMNGSLTRTSIYNIPLYSYPKAWRQSKPNPAPTRAELISSGVLQGSEIAWVQDPVAAAFMQIQGSGKIRLDDGRILRLGFAGTNDQPFKSFAQWLLDRKEITRGEASMQGISQWAKRNPNQVNEMLNANPRFVFFKELPGNVDASLGPDGALGVPLTSERSIAIDLQAMPLGAPVFLSTTKAASNQPLQKLVMAQDTGKAIVGGVRADYYWGSGEAAGEMAGRMKQNGNMWLLLPR, encoded by the coding sequence ATGATTTCTAAAGTTAAATTAATCCAAACAAGTGTATTCGCTATTCTGATTGCTGGTTTATTGGCTGCTTGTTCCACCCCTCCTACCCGTGGGCCTGGATATCGTTCGGGTGCTGGAGGCTCTCCATCTTCCTATAGCTCATCAATTGCTAGCTTTAGTGCGGTCTCATGGCAGGCTTTACCAGGCTGGCAAGAAGATGATCTAACGCAGGCATGGCCAGCTTGGCTCAAAAGCTGTCAAGCTTTGCAAAAGCGCACTACCCAAATTAATTGGCGCTCAGTCTGTTCGCAGACCGCAGGAATTTCTAGTCAAAATAACCAAGCGATTCGGCGGTATTTTGAGAGTAACTTTCAAGCTTATGAAATTCGCAATAGTGCCGGAAGTGATACGGGAATGATTACTGGATATTACGAACCAGTGATGAATGGATCATTAACTCGCACTAGTATCTATAACATTCCTTTGTACAGCTATCCAAAAGCCTGGCGTCAGTCTAAGCCGAATCCAGCACCAACTCGGGCTGAGCTAATCAGTTCGGGAGTGCTGCAGGGATCAGAGATTGCTTGGGTTCAAGATCCAGTTGCAGCTGCTTTTATGCAAATACAGGGCTCAGGAAAAATTCGACTAGATGACGGCCGTATTTTGCGTCTGGGATTTGCGGGAACGAATGATCAACCTTTTAAATCCTTTGCGCAATGGCTTTTAGATCGCAAGGAAATTACGCGTGGTGAAGCCAGTATGCAGGGAATCTCTCAGTGGGCAAAGCGTAATCCCAACCAGGTTAATGAGATGCTTAATGCAAATCCCCGTTTTGTTTTCTTTAAAGAGCTGCCAGGCAATGTCGATGCATCCCTAGGTCCTGATGGCGCATTGGGCGTGCCACTCACCAGTGAGCGGAGTATTGCGATTGATTTGCAAGCGATGCCGCTGGGCGCGCCAGTATTTTTATCCACTACAAAGGCTGCTAGTAATCAGCCTTTACAGAAGCTAGTGATGGCTCAGGACACGGGTAAGGCAATTGTTGGGGGAGTGCGCGCTGATTACTACTGGGGTTCTGGTGAGGCTGCCGGTGAAATGGCGGGCCGCATGAAGCAAAACGGCAACATGTGGCTTTTATTGCCTCGTTAG
- the trpD gene encoding anthranilate phosphoribosyltransferase — translation MSITPQEALQRCIEHRELFHDEMTDMMRLIMSGEMAPELVAGLLVALRTKKETVGEIAAAAQVMREFATSVHIDDRSHLVDVVGTGGDGAHTFNISTAAMFVAAAAGAKIAKHGNRSVSSKSGSADVLEALGANLALSAEQVAKCISTVGAGFMFAPNHHPAMKNVVPIRKQLGVRTIFNILGPLTNPADAKRILMGVFHADLVGIQARVLQALGMEHALVVYGRDGLDEISLEGPTLVGELKDGVVREYEIHPKDFGLHTAPTNSFKVANAEESKRIVLDVIDNKPSAASDIVCLNAGATLYVAGIAPDIASGIAKAKAAIASGAARQKLDAFVAASQSN, via the coding sequence ATGTCCATTACCCCCCAAGAAGCCCTTCAGCGTTGCATTGAACATCGTGAGTTATTCCATGATGAAATGACAGACATGATGCGTCTGATCATGAGTGGTGAGATGGCGCCTGAGTTGGTAGCTGGCCTCTTGGTCGCATTGCGCACTAAAAAAGAAACAGTGGGTGAAATCGCTGCCGCTGCACAGGTGATGCGTGAATTTGCAACCTCAGTACATATTGATGATCGTTCGCACTTAGTTGATGTTGTAGGGACTGGTGGCGATGGCGCCCATACTTTCAACATTTCGACTGCTGCGATGTTTGTCGCGGCAGCAGCTGGTGCAAAAATTGCTAAGCACGGAAATCGCAGTGTCAGCAGCAAATCTGGTAGTGCCGATGTATTAGAAGCCTTGGGCGCTAACTTGGCCCTTTCTGCTGAGCAAGTAGCCAAATGCATTTCAACGGTGGGCGCAGGATTTATGTTTGCCCCTAACCATCACCCAGCAATGAAGAATGTTGTTCCTATTCGCAAGCAATTGGGTGTGCGCACTATCTTTAATATCCTAGGGCCCCTCACCAATCCAGCCGATGCGAAGCGCATTCTGATGGGAGTGTTTCATGCCGATCTTGTCGGCATCCAAGCTCGCGTATTACAAGCCTTAGGCATGGAGCATGCCCTCGTTGTTTATGGACGCGATGGATTAGATGAAATCTCGCTTGAAGGTCCTACATTGGTAGGCGAGCTAAAAGATGGTGTTGTGCGGGAATATGAAATTCATCCAAAAGACTTTGGTCTACATACAGCTCCCACTAATAGCTTTAAGGTAGCTAATGCAGAAGAATCTAAGAGAATTGTTCTAGACGTCATTGATAACAAACCGAGCGCAGCCAGCGATATCGTCTGTCTAAACGCAGGTGCAACCCTTTACGTAGCCGGTATTGCCCCTGATATTGCTAGCGGTATTGCAAAGGCTAAAGCAGCTATCGCTTCTGGTGCTGCACGTCAAAAATTAGACGCCTTTGTTGCTGCGTCTCAATCAAACTAA
- the apaG gene encoding Co2+/Mg2+ efflux protein ApaG, producing the protein MNPHEISITVKAQYLPDQSDPDNRQFAFAYTITICNTGAASIQLIARHWFITDGDNDVQEVRGLGVVGQQPLLRSGEHFEYTSWATLPTPAGTMRGEYFCVTEEAQFFQAPIPEFALVMPRTLH; encoded by the coding sequence ATGAATCCCCACGAAATTAGCATTACGGTCAAAGCCCAGTACCTCCCTGACCAATCCGACCCGGATAACCGTCAATTTGCCTTTGCATACACAATCACAATCTGTAATACGGGGGCGGCGAGCATTCAACTCATTGCCCGCCATTGGTTTATTACGGATGGGGACAATGATGTCCAGGAAGTCCGTGGTTTGGGGGTTGTGGGCCAGCAGCCTTTATTGCGTTCCGGGGAGCATTTTGAGTACACCAGTTGGGCTACTTTGCCCACACCTGCTGGAACAATGCGCGGCGAATACTTCTGCGTGACTGAGGAGGCACAATTTTTTCAAGCGCCCATTCCCGAGTTTGCTTTAGTCATGCCCCGTACCCTCCACTAA
- a CDS encoding aminotransferase class I/II-fold pyridoxal phosphate-dependent enzyme, whose amino-acid sequence MTGSFNALKLVEDQITDLELQLLKRQLRVTESACDTTALVGNRLLNTFCSNDYLGLANHPKIIDGLMEGAKKYGVGSGASHLISGHNVAHDHLEKKLASFQASHIPKARALFFSTGYLANLAAITGLVRLAPSGGASIYSAKLNHASLIDGVRLASVQNNAAVTLFDHTQPASLLSSIKNDVRPLKLIVVDGVFSMDGDLAPVKELLRIAEQSDALLLIDDAHGFGVLGKNGHGILEQENISSDRIIYIGTLGKAAGVSGAFVCAKDQFIEWLIQKGRPYIYSTATPPAIAHALLKSLEIIEGDEGKERRAQLYRLIQIWQDEMSFTQWTKVSSCTPIQPVVLGSNANALMAAKLLDEASYWIPAIRPPTVPPGSARLRVTFSASHREEDLYQLIKTLKTIEQQVMDKASS is encoded by the coding sequence ATGACTGGTTCGTTCAACGCCCTCAAGTTAGTCGAAGATCAAATTACAGATTTGGAATTGCAGTTACTCAAACGCCAATTACGCGTGACAGAGTCAGCCTGCGACACTACGGCATTGGTAGGTAATAGGCTCTTAAATACTTTCTGTAGCAATGACTATTTAGGTCTTGCCAACCATCCAAAAATCATTGATGGATTAATGGAAGGCGCTAAAAAATATGGTGTTGGTAGTGGCGCATCTCATTTAATTAGTGGTCATAACGTTGCGCATGATCACCTAGAAAAAAAATTGGCCTCTTTTCAGGCAAGCCATATCCCCAAGGCGCGTGCATTATTTTTTAGTACCGGCTATCTCGCCAATCTTGCAGCTATTACCGGTTTAGTGAGGCTTGCCCCTTCTGGTGGCGCCAGTATTTATTCAGCTAAATTAAATCACGCCTCCCTCATTGATGGTGTGCGTTTAGCCAGCGTACAAAACAATGCTGCGGTGACTTTGTTTGATCACACGCAGCCCGCATCCCTACTAAGCTCAATCAAAAATGATGTTAGGCCGCTAAAGCTCATCGTAGTAGATGGGGTATTTAGCATGGATGGTGATTTAGCACCCGTCAAAGAACTACTTCGCATTGCAGAACAAAGCGACGCTCTTTTATTGATAGATGATGCCCATGGTTTTGGTGTACTCGGTAAAAATGGACATGGCATATTGGAACAAGAAAACATCAGCTCTGACCGAATCATTTATATAGGAACACTTGGCAAGGCTGCTGGCGTGAGTGGTGCTTTCGTTTGTGCGAAAGATCAATTTATTGAGTGGCTCATTCAAAAAGGTCGCCCCTATATTTACAGCACTGCCACACCCCCAGCAATAGCGCATGCATTATTAAAAAGCTTAGAAATTATTGAGGGCGATGAAGGCAAAGAACGGCGCGCCCAACTTTACCGCCTCATTCAAATTTGGCAAGATGAAATGTCGTTTACTCAATGGACCAAAGTTTCCTCCTGTACCCCCATTCAACCAGTTGTTCTTGGCAGTAATGCAAATGCCTTAATGGCAGCCAAGCTATTGGATGAGGCTAGTTATTGGATACCAGCCATAAGGCCGCCCACCGTACCTCCAGGAAGCGCACGCTTACGCGTTACCTTTTCCGCAAGCCATCGGGAAGAAGATTTATATCAACTCATAAAGACCTTAAAAACCATCGAGCAACAAGTCATGGATAAAGCCTCTTCATGA
- the rpe gene encoding ribulose-phosphate 3-epimerase, whose product MESQKIPSNRQFLIAPSILSADFACLGKEVQDVLAAGADWIHFDVMDNHYVPNLTIGPLVCEAIRPYAMKNGGAAVIDVHLMVEPVDRIVPDFAKAGANLISFHPEASPHVNRTLNLIRDQGCQAGLVLNPATPLDHLDHTLELLDLVLLMSVNPGFGGQSFIPSTLHKIAQVRARLDRHEAETGRQIRLEVDGGIKVDNIAQVAQAGADTFVAGSAIFGKENYAQVIDAMRAELGKLGRA is encoded by the coding sequence ATGGAAAGCCAAAAAATACCATCAAATCGCCAATTTCTTATTGCCCCCTCTATTTTGTCGGCAGACTTTGCCTGCCTAGGCAAAGAAGTACAAGACGTTTTAGCGGCTGGGGCCGATTGGATTCATTTCGATGTGATGGATAACCATTACGTCCCCAACCTCACGATTGGCCCTTTGGTTTGTGAGGCCATTCGTCCGTATGCCATGAAAAATGGTGGGGCTGCCGTTATTGACGTTCACTTAATGGTTGAGCCAGTGGATCGCATCGTGCCCGATTTTGCCAAAGCGGGTGCAAATCTCATTAGCTTTCACCCCGAAGCGAGCCCGCATGTCAACCGCACACTAAATCTCATTCGTGATCAAGGATGTCAGGCAGGGCTCGTACTCAATCCAGCTACACCACTAGATCACTTAGATCACACCTTGGAATTACTCGACCTGGTATTACTTATGTCAGTGAACCCCGGGTTTGGCGGTCAATCATTCATTCCAAGTACCTTACATAAAATCGCTCAAGTGCGTGCACGCTTAGATCGTCATGAAGCGGAGACTGGTCGACAGATTCGTCTTGAGGTAGATGGCGGCATTAAAGTAGATAACATTGCACAAGTGGCGCAAGCAGGCGCAGATACTTTTGTTGCGGGCTCAGCCATTTTTGGCAAAGAAAATTATGCGCAAGTGATCGATGCGATGCGCGCTGAATTAGGAAAGCTAGGAAGAGCCTAA
- the bioD gene encoding dethiobiotin synthase, whose product MNTSSSFFVTGTDTEIGKTLVSGALILKLREQNKHVVGFKPVVAGTYLEANGKLLNEDLETLRIASHLSPEELNLCPYVLDTPAAPHIAAAQLGLQLNLATIIKAYELIRAQAESVVVEGAGGFLIPLNTTEDLSDFAAQINLPVILVVGMRLGCINHALLTVEAIESRKLKIAGWIANSLSSKMDLLEDNIQALQTRIHAPFLGLIPTLPSEIEKPNNAPYTLAALQFAAEHIQLPS is encoded by the coding sequence ATGAATACATCATCGAGTTTTTTTGTAACTGGTACAGATACTGAGATTGGTAAAACTCTAGTCAGTGGTGCACTTATTCTGAAACTACGCGAACAGAATAAACATGTAGTCGGTTTTAAACCAGTGGTGGCGGGCACCTATCTCGAAGCTAATGGCAAGCTGTTAAATGAAGATCTAGAGACTCTCCGAATTGCCTCTCATTTGAGTCCCGAAGAGCTTAATTTATGCCCTTATGTTTTAGACACACCCGCAGCCCCTCATATTGCCGCAGCGCAATTGGGCTTGCAATTAAATCTCGCCACCATCATCAAGGCATATGAATTGATCAGAGCTCAGGCTGAGTCTGTCGTTGTGGAAGGTGCCGGGGGATTTCTGATTCCACTAAATACCACTGAAGACTTAAGCGATTTTGCAGCGCAAATCAATTTACCGGTCATCTTAGTAGTAGGCATGCGTTTGGGATGCATTAACCATGCGCTTCTTACCGTCGAGGCAATTGAATCTCGCAAATTGAAAATTGCCGGTTGGATTGCTAATTCCCTATCTTCCAAAATGGATTTATTAGAAGATAATATTCAAGCGCTTCAAACTAGAATCCATGCACCTTTTTTGGGGCTCATTCCCACATTACCAAGCGAGATAGAAAAGCCCAATAACGCCCCCTACACATTGGCCGCCCTTCAATTTGCTGCAGAGCACATTCAATTGCCTTCATAA